In Trichoderma atroviride chromosome 2, complete sequence, one DNA window encodes the following:
- a CDS encoding uncharacterized protein (EggNog:ENOG41) gives MIDAENLWTASQYINNQLLSRGLLRDGRDIDFNGLGEEEYSTAETASRIISILNDLIIRRDRDAEQRESLSVALRSLRAENLKYTSDIARLSDKAAEAQRRSDIATASEASLKTQLKSAESTVRGLKDELARTKGLVAQVRTACATEVRRRDRQIESLKKQVGEAGRARGTRTSSGVVSITVTGDAGSESRRSLTRGGNMEDEDYSLRSETNSFLASLAQNLSEENETLLNVVRQAKDRLCEMSGWNGQVKEESEVVKPQGWQEMASELGAVMEHLRTILTNPSFVPIEEVMVREEEIDRLKAGWIKMESRWEDAVHLMDGWRKRMAKTGKPIGEEDLKMGLHLSPVRVSNVEETRTGREPGLPVVAEESEEEEEDDELKQSPCPPKGSYQVMADVAEEDEEEEDDLEEDIYGYSNDESGGGLDNNDEGDVGNEGNDDVDDVMEIDEEPNNHAPGAEEASRAADDTESDQPPIPPPHLVPLQHSSSAGNRGPLQSRHRQKPSGSIMQQTTAFNGAEAPKVTSNRVVKPLGTSQRQRLDGAKTTRPEEPPLVASTSSLDEALLSNNRVEEHPASRSGPAVGASSNPGGIRSNPRRMPVRLAPTQANRVSRPQLGSSPSKAAIAAKLAASEKQADAARAKLQALRAAKTAQIPAVASATELSRPSAAARINASVAGRPRSASPIKREVAQQEVQKPEKRKRDVRVAKVSSRRRSTLSPFELQGLISGNVE, from the exons ATGATTGATGCGGAGAATCTGTGGACAGCTTCGCAGTACATCAACAACCAGCTGCTGTCAAGAGGATTGCTCCGCGATGGCCGCGACATCGATTTCAACGGCCTCGGGGAAGAGGAATACAGCACTGCAGAGACTGCAAGccgcatcatcagcatcttgAATGACCTCATTATCCGACGAGAT CGAGATGCGGAACAACGCGAATCCCTCTCGGTAGCGCTGCGCAGTCTTCGAGCGGAGAACTTGAAATACACAAGCGATATTGCGCGACTATCAGAcaaggctgccgaggccCAGCGCAGAAGCGACATCGCCACGGCATCCGAAGCTTCGCTCAAGACCCAGCTCAAGTCCGCAGAGTCGACCGTGCGAGGACTCAAAGATGAGCTGGCCCGCACAAAAGGATTAGTGGCGCAGGTACGAACCGCATGTGCAACCGAAGTCCGGAGGCGTGATCGACAAATCGAAAGCCTCAAGAAACAGGTCGGCGAGGCGGGTCGTGCGCGAGGAACAAGAACCAGCTCTGGAGTCGTGTCGATTACCGTGACGGGTGATGCGGGCAGTGAAAGCAGGAGATCGCTCACGCGCGGAGGAAAcatggaagacgaagattaTTCTTTGCGCAGCGAGACGAATTCTTTCCTTGCTAGCCTGGCGCAGAACTTGAGCGAAGAAAACGAGACTCTCTTGAATGTCGTGCGGCAGGCAAAAGATCGGCTGTGCGAGATGAGTGGATGGAATGGCCAAGTCAAGGAGGAATCTGAGGTTGTAAAGCCGCAAGGCTGGCAGGAGATGGCATCGGAGCTTGGCGCTGTGATGGAACACCTGAGAACAATCTTGACGAACCCATCCTTTGTGCCAATTGAAGAGGTCATGGTGCGAGAGGAAGAAATCGATCGTCTTAAAGCTGGCTGgatcaagatggagagccgATGGGAAGATGCTGTTCATCTAATGGATGGATGGCGGAAGAGAATGGCTAAAACTGGTAAACCTATTGGGGAGGAAGATCTCAAGATGGGATTGCATTTGAGCCCGGTCCGCGTCTCCAATGTCGAGGAAACAAGAACCGGACGAGAACCTGGCCTACCAGTCGTAGCCGAAgaaagcgaagaagaggaggaagatgacgagttGAAGCAATCGCCTTGTCCCCCCAAAGGATCGTACCAGGTCATGGCTGATGTcgcagaggaagacgaagaagaagaagacgatcTCGAAGAGGACATCTATGGTTATAGTAATGATGAATCAGGTGGCGGCCTTGATAACAACGATGAAGGTGATGTCGGTAACGAAGGTAAcgacgacgtcgacgacgTTATGGAAATTGATGAAGAACCAAACAACCATGCCCCgggagcagaagaagcttcgAGGGCGGCCGATGATACAGAGTCAGATCAACCTCCCATACCGCCTCCTCACTTGGTCCCGCTTCAgcattcttcttcagcggGCAACCGCGGTCCTCTGCAAAGTAGACATCGGCAAAAGCCCAGTGGCTCTATCATGCAGCAGACAACTGCATTCAACGGCGCCGAAGCCCCTAAAGTTACATCGAATCGAGTTGTAAAGCCACTAGGGACTTCCCAGAGGCAGCGGCTTGATGGCGCAAAGACAACCAGACCCGAAGAGCCGCCGCTTGTTGCATCGACGTCATCTCTAGATGAAGCTCTACTGTCAAACAACCGAGTAGAAGAACATCCGGCCTCTCGAAGCGGGCCTGCGGTCGGTGCCAGCTCCAACCCAGGAGGCATACGATCCAACCCACGCCGCATGCCCGTCCGTCTAGCACCAACACAGGCAAACAGAGTCTCACGGCCACAACTTGGCAGCTCACCATCCAaagctgccattgccgccaagctcgccgcctCGGAAAAGCAAGCTGATGCTGCGCGCGCAAAACTCCAAGCGCTGCGAGCTGCCAAGACTGCCCAAATACCTGCAGTGGCCTCTGCCACGGAGCTGTCGAGAccttcggcggcggcaagaatAAACGCTTCGGTGGCCGGTCGGCCCAGGAGTGCCAGTCCGATAAAGCGAGAGGTTGCACAGCAAGAAGTGCAAAAACCCGAGAAACGCAAGAGGGATGTTCGGGTGGCCAAAGTCTCATCGAGACGGAGGAGCACGCTTAGTCCTTTTGAACTACAGGGTTTGATATCTGGCAATGTTGAATGA
- a CDS encoding uncharacterized protein (BUSCO:EOG092D4ENZ), translating into MAPLDATGDQFAILPIQMPPVASFLETAIHEVRIRRNAPKIPTANDSRSLFLKNIPADSTEPHFRAIFTDLVGAGRFETIIFEDDNRAAVAIDPARATKIAGFARKRKRGDVEDEERAEEEAARLPDIWTRQLHRSSSTAVVLLADDKSVQLVLKAIAKLQKTKKYPVWGQSISGDVQSLGSPWVSAHLRLCRANKKEIQNATHAFFNVFNRKEKEAAELSKRLRNEPDEDGFVTVTRGGKVNPANQFEAEEARRKMVEKADKKKSELTDFYRFQLRERRKQEQADLLKRFEEDKKKVNAMKEKRGKFKPET; encoded by the coding sequence ATGGCTCCCTTAGATGCGACTGGCGACCAGTTCGCCATTCTTCCCATTCAGATGCCTCCAGTTGCTTCATTCCTCGAGACAGCCATTCACGAAGTGCGGATACGAAGAAATGCGCCCAAGATCCCAACGGCGAATGATTCCCGCAGCCTCTTCCTGAAAAACATTCCTGCAGACAGCACAGAGCCTCATTTTCGGGCAATCTTCACCGATCTTGTCGGCGCCGGACGATTCGAGACGATAATTTTCGAAGACGATAACAGAGCTGCTGTGGCAATCGATCCTGCCCGAGCGACCAAGATTGCTGGATTTGCGCGTAAACGGAAGAGAGGAGAcgtcgaggatgaagagagggcggaggaagaagctgcgcGACTACCAGATATCTGGACACGCCAACTGCATAGAAGCAGTAGCACGGCCGTTGTGCTGCTTGCTGACGACAAAAGCGTGCAACTCGTTCTCAAGGCGATTGCGAAACTTCAAAAGACCAAGAAATATCCTGTATGGGGCCAGAGCATCTCCGGGGACGTCCAGTCATTAGGCTCACCGTGGGTCTCTGCCCATTTACGACTCTGCCGCGCCAATAAGAAAGAGATACAAAATGCCACACACGCATTCTTCAACGTGTTcaacagaaaagagaaggaagccGCCGAACTCAGCAAGCGCCTGCGTAACGAgcctgatgaagatggcttcgTTACTGTTACTCGTGGTGGAAAGGTCAACCCGGCGAACCAGttcgaggctgaggaggctAGGCGCAAGATGGTCGAAAAGGCTGATAAGAAGAAGTCTGAGTTGACGGACTTTTACCGCTTCCAGCTGCGAGAGCGACGGAAGCAAGAGCAGGCGGACCTGCTGAAACGCTtcgaagaggacaagaagaaggtcaatgcgatgaaagaaaagaggggaaaatTCAAGCCGGAGACATGA
- a CDS encoding uncharacterized protein (EggNog:ENOG41) encodes MALTSTMRASYLDSLAVPFEADRLIEIRTSGMKQMPGLNVMSGIDKQLRTVSMKIDKLGLEGDEHDPTFHGGVDKAILGYCSSHYPSWQESYPDRVDKFVPGGFGENFVTAHMNERNVCIGDVICVGSEVILQVSLPRQPCFKLNHRFSLKNFAPETYKTSRTGWYYRVLREGTVNAGDELKLAERKWPEWTIERVQEYLHRITDNDEMNEKLAEVEALGNEARNQFRKRVAKAQRRRLHKKEDDWETFKVVSRKVETPRTVSLVIEAPPKAHSEKYPIGAHAKLKMGNGLVRTYSVVSSSGGGTEDVRRLEFGIALDDNSRGGSRYMHKSLKEGDAIQVSNVTSDVNGPVGAASHHVFIAGGIGITAFLHMMNRYDNINWSFQLHYAVRSSEDIPFRDRLESYGDRVIIYDKSKDQRMDMGNIMKTLPWNSFTYVCGPNRMMEAAKTTADEASISPQEIHFEAFSADTTGDPFQVTITNRKNKVITVGEEESLLEVLKREFDDIPSSCEVGNCGTCKVSVKNGEIVHRGSALMPDEKDVSMLACVSRGVGRIAIEV; translated from the exons ATGGCATTGACAAGTACAATGAGAGCCTCATATCTAGACTCCCTTGCGGTGCCATTTGAGGCCGACCGTCTCATTGAAATCCGCACCTCTGGAATGAAACAAATGCCAGGCTTGAATGTCATGTCGGGAATTGACAAGCAGCTTCGCACTGTTTCTATGAAGATTGATAAGTTGGGGCTCGAAGGCGATGAGCATGACCCTACATTCCATGGCGGCGTAGACAAAGCAATTCTCGGAT ATTGCTCTTCTCATTATCCGTCGTGGCAAGAATCTTATCCCGACCGAGTCGACAAGTTCGTCCCAGGCGGTTTTGGAGAGAACTTCGTCACGGCGCACATGAATGAACGAAACGTCTGCATTGGGGACGTTATCTGTGTTGGCTCAGAAGTCATCCTCCAAGTATCCCTCCCACGGCAGCCGTGCTTCAAACTCAACCATCGCTTCTCGTTGAAGAATTTCGCCCCTGAAACTTACAAGACAAGCCGCACCGGATGGTATTACCGTGTCCTCCGCGAGGGCACTGTGAATGCCGGCGATGAACTGAAGCTCGCTGAGAGAAAATGGCCAGAGTGGACGATTGAACGGGTCCAGGAGTATCTCCATCGCATAACTGACAATGACGAGATGAATGAGAAGCTGGCTGAAGTTGAGGCTCTCGGCAACGAGGCCCGCAACCAGTTTCGGAAACGCGTAGCCAAGGCTCAAAGGCGGAGACTACATAAAAAAGAGGACGACTGGGAAACCTTCAAAGTGGTTAGCCGCAAAGTTGAAACACCGAGAACCGTTTCGCTGGTGATTGAGGCTCCTCCAAAGGCTCATTCTGAGAAATACCCCATCGGAGCCCATGCAAAGCTCAAGATGGGAAATGGCCTTGTCAGAACATATTCTGTTGTGTCAAGTAGCGGAGGCGGAACTGAAGACGTCAGACGATTGGAGTTTGGTATTGCTCTTGACGACAATAGTCGAGGCGGCTCACGATATATGCATAAATCTCTCAAAGAGGGGGATGCCATCCAGGTCAGCAATGTTACGAGCGATGTCAACGGACCAGTAGGAGCGGCAAGTCACCACGTTTTCATAGCCGGAGGCATTGGCATTACCGCATTCCTGCATATGATGAACAGATACGACAATATCAATTGGAGCTTTCAACTCCACTATGCTGTACGGTCTTCCGAGGATATCCCTTTTCGAGATCGATTGGAATCATATGGAGATAGAGTGATCATATACGACAAGTCAAAAGATCAAAGGATGGACATGGGCAACATCATGAAGACTCTTCCCTGGAACAGCTTCACATATGTTTGCGGGCCGAATCGTATGATGGAAGCAGCTAAAACCACTGCCGACGAGGCCAGCATTTCGCCGCAAGAGATACATTTTGAGGCCTTTTCTGCCGACACTACTGGAGATCCTTTCCAAGTGACAATCACCAACAGAAAGAATAAAGTTATCACggtcggagaagaagagagtttATTGGAGGTCTTGAAGCGGGAATTCGACGACATTCCTTCGAGCTGCGAAGTGGGCAACTGCGGCACATGCAAAGTTTCTGTCAAAAACGGGGAGATTGTTCATCGAGGCTCTGCGCTTATGCCGGATGAAAAGGATGTTTCCATGTTGGCATGCGTGAGTCGTGGCGTGGGAAGAATTGCTATTGAAGTGTAG
- a CDS encoding uncharacterized protein (EggNog:ENOG41), whose product MRLPYVADPPPVQTTEDAAIVQRIRERRAPRPLQALDLTLLHSPPGSRRLELIPRGRPHQDLSRRRRA is encoded by the coding sequence ATGCGTCTCCCCTACGTCGCCGACCCTCCCCCCGTTCAAACCACCgaagatgccgccatcgtGCAGCGCATCCGCGAGCGCCGCGCTCCACGGCCTCTCCAAGCACTGGACCTGACGCTCCTTCATTCACCCCCCGGTAGCAGACGGCTGGAACTCATTCCTCGGGGCCGTCCGCACCAAGACCTCTCTCGCCGACGACGTGCGTGA
- a CDS encoding uncharacterized protein (EggNog:ENOG41), whose amino-acid sequence MEAVKSDALGERPEGLLSEKQWAVLVYTDEMTRTVQVKDETFAALKRHFSDQEVVEITATVAAYNCVSRFLVALDVGEKNGTVPGPVSELAPH is encoded by the exons ATGGAGGCTGTAAAGAGCGATGCTTTGGGAGAGAGGCCGGAGGGACTGTTGAGCGAGAAGCAGTGGGCTGTGCTGGTGTATACGGATGAGATGACGAGAACCGTGCAAGTCAAGGATGAGACGTTTGCGGCGCTGAAGAGGCATTTTAGTGATCAAGAGGTTGTGGAGATTACGGCAACG GTCGCTGCCTACAACTGTGTGAGCAGATTTTTGGTCGCCTTGGATG TGGGTGAAAAGAACGGCACTGTTCCCGGACCTGTTTCTGAGTTGGCTCCTCATTGA
- a CDS encoding uncharacterized protein (EggNog:ENOG41~TransMembrane:2 (o6-26i131-147o)), giving the protein MADSGWLQWAYILAGSATGMTIVMIAQTASSYWTAYRVAPQEVASFIDTLDFSIEENEGYDRDVSKIQRLEDKIRLNRLLREIQRIGDDLRDDLNRLVREEGATTLRTSSRIMWASKRAQIEERMKRLDSLRMRFMMAYLGIIASIAEKQPPPPPPLPEKTAVYTTPNRLSAKKSLDDLPKRTPSRRLTTQAIGHHEHVETPHRSGWAGVVQELQMSPRMRARHASIEKLMEGPSH; this is encoded by the coding sequence ATGGCCGACTCAGGCTGGCTCCAGTGGGCATACATCTTGGCCGGCTCCGCCACTGGCATGACCATCGTGATGATCGCGCAGACTGCGAGTTCGTACTGGACGGCCTACAGGGTTGCGCCGCAGGAGGTGGCCAGCTTCATCGACACGCTCGACTTTTCCATTGAGGAAAACGAGGGCTACGACCGGGACGTCTCCAAGATCCAGCGGCTAGAAGACAAGATCCGCCTCAACCGTCTGCTGCGGGAAATCCAGAGGATTGGCGATGACTTGCGCGACGACCTGAACCGCCTGGTCCGCGAAGAGGGCGCAACCACGCTGCGGACCAGCTCGAGGATCATGTGGGCGTCGAAGCGCGCGCAGATTGAGGAGAGGATGAAGCGGTTGGACTCGCTCCGCATGCGCTTCATGATGGCCTATCTGGGCATCATCGCCTCCATTGCAGAGAaacagcctcctcctccaccaccactgcccGAAAAGACGGCCGTTTACACAACGCCCAACAGACTCTCAGCGAAGAAGTCGCTTGATGATCTGCCAAAGCGCACGCCTAGCCGAAGACTGACGACCCAGGCCATTGGTCACCACGAGCATGTCGAGACCCCCCATCGGAGTGGCTGGGCCGGAGTCGTCCAGGAGCTGCAAATGTCGCCGCGAATGCGGGCACGACATGCCTCTATCGAGAAGCTCATGGAAGGTCCGTCGCACTAA